In one Erinaceus europaeus chromosome 3, mEriEur2.1, whole genome shotgun sequence genomic region, the following are encoded:
- the SULT1C3 gene encoding sulfotransferase 1C3 → MSLEKMNDLQLDDKYLEPETKEVNGILMTKMISDNWDNIWNFQARPDDLLIATYAKAGTTWTQEIVDMIQNDGDVQKCQRANTFDRQPFIEWTLPPPLNSGLDLANQMPSPRTLKTHLPVQLLPPSFWKENAKIIYVARNAKDCLVSYYHFSRMNKMVPDPGTWEEYVETFKAGRVLWGSWHDHVKGWWKAKDQHRILYLFYEDMKEDPRREIQKILKFLEKDISEEVLNKIIYHTSFDVMKQNPMANYTTLPTSIMDHSISPFMRKGMPGDWKNYFTVAQNEEFDKDYQKKMKGSTLTFRTEI, encoded by the exons ATGTCATTGGAGAAAATGAATGATCTCCAACTGGATGACAAATACTTGGAACCAGAAACCAAGGAAGTGAATGGAATTCTCATGACCAAGATGATAAGTGACAACTGGGACAACATCTGGAATTTCCAAGCAAGACCGGATGACCTCCTCATAGCGACCTACGCAAAGGCAG GCACAACCTGGACACAAGAGATAGTGGACATGATCCAAAATGATGGTGATGTGCAGAAGTGCCAGCGGGCCAACACCTTTGACAGACAGCCCTTCATTGAGTGGacacttcccccacccctcaactCGG GTCTGGATCTGGCCAACCAAATGCCTTCTCCTAGAACTCTAAAGACTCACCTGCCTGTTCAGCTGCTACCACCCTCTTTCTGGAAAGAAAACGCCAAG ATTATTTACGTGGCCAGAAATGCAAAGGATTGCCTAGTGTCCTACTATCATTTCTCAAGAATGAACAAAATGGTGCCAGACCCTGGCACGTGGGAGGAATATGTGGAGACATTCAAAGCTGGGAGAG TGCTATGGGGCTCCTGGCACGACCATGTAAAGGGATGGTGGAAAGCCAAAGACCAGCACCGTATTCTCTATCTATTCTATGAAGACATGAAAGAG GACCCAAGGCGGGAAATTCAGAAGATATTGAAGTTTCTAGAGAAAGACATATCGGAGGAAGtgctaaataaaataatctaTCACACCTCCTTTGATGTAATGAAGCAAAACCCAATGGCCAACTACACCACATTGCCTACCAGCATCATGGACCACTCCATCTCTCCTTTTATGAGGAAAG GGATGCCTGGGGATTGGAAGAATTACTTTACTGTGGCCCAGAATGAGGAATTTGACAAGGACTACCAAAAGAAGATGAAAGGAAGCACCCTGACCTTCCGCACAGAAATCTGA